The sequence CTCACAACCATGAGAATCCGCTCCATCAATCTAAAAAGATCCCATTTAGGGATCTTTTTTGTTTCTGGAGGGAAGACATCATGGGTCACTGGTTTGCTAACCGAACTTATTACTTTCTCACAACCATGAGAATCCGCTCCATCAATCGCTAAAGAGCTAATTGCATTTGAGCTTGTGCTGGAACGGGCTTGGCAAGTTGGGCAGCTTGCTTGGCTAACAGATCAGTATCATGATAGGCAATTTGATCTCCTTCATTCGATTTTTTACTTGAGCGATTGAGGTATAAACCAACACCGATATTGTAAGCAGCCATAGAGAAATTACTCCAAGGCAAAATGATATTAAGCATCTTAGCTGGCAAGAACCTTTGTACTATATCCATATAAGTATTAATAGAGAGGAACATCGCAGAGATATTGAAGTCTGGTTCAGGGTGACCAAAGAGAGCGATGTCAGCGACAGTACCACCAAGATTGCGAATCGCTCCACCAAGCTTGTAAAAAATGTTTTTGTTAGCTTTACCCAAATATCCCATGATAGAACCTATCATCATAAAATAACCACTTAATGCGTCACTGTGACCTTTATCGTGTTGATCATTACCCTTGAATAATTCTTTCACTGATCTTAAACCACTTGAATCCAAAAACTTGTTGAAGCGTCCTCTATAATTACCATTGTTAGAATCAAACAAATCAAGGATCGAACTTAATTTAAAAGCAGTTACAAACTCACCAAGCTTCTCTTTAATGTTATTTCCAGTGAGACCAGTCAAAAATCTTCTATCTTTACCAAAACCACCTGCAATATTTTCAGAGAATATTTTTTTCATTGCAGTTATATTCAAATCCAAATCTTCTCCCATAGTCGGTGGTTTAGCATGCTTGTCCATTACATCAATATTATATTTTTGCTTCGCAAGTTCGTTATAGATACCTTCTTGCGATCCAACAAGTTGTGAGATGCCCAAACCAAGACCGCGAGCAAGACCAAGATCTTCTATTCGACTTTCAGCCACGATAAATAGAGGTTCAATAAATCTAGCCAAGGCTTCAACGACTCTATTTTTTTTCAAAGCTTCGTATGTTTCATGCAAGCACTGTGAAACCAAAACAACTTTGGATGTATTAAGTGCTACTGCGTCCATTGTTGAACGTTCATTAGATTTCCAATTAAACAAATGTTGGGCAAAAGAACCTAAATGCAAAACCGCCGTTAAACCAATTCCAAATATTTTTAAAAAGCTAATGAACTTATAAGCCGCATCATTTGGTTTAGTCGATGCTTGCTTTGGTTTCTCTACCTGCACAACTTGTTCTTGTGCTTGATTAAATACGTGCTTATCTATTGGCTGGCGAATTTGATCTATACCAACATCTACAAAAGCCTTGTTAATTGGCCCTTGATTTAGCATTTTTTATCCATTTGTACAGCAGTAGCCCGGGTTTTTGAGTCCGAGAATGCATAGATACAATAATAGCATGACGTATTGACGGATTAGTTATTTGATCGTTAATGGCTGTTAGAGAGAGTTTAGCGGAAGCAGCGCCACCAAGACTAACAAAGAAAACCTGATACCCGCGAAGGAATCAAAAAACGATTAGTAATCGTTTTTTGACATGGATTTCCCTGTATCCCCACATAAATCAAAAACCCCACCTAATGGTGGGGTTTTTAATTTATTATGGCGGAGAGAGAGAGATTCGAACTCTCGGACCAGGTTAAACCCCAGTCAATTTCTTAGCAGGAAATCGCTTTCAGCCACTCAGCCATCTCTCCATTTGCCTATTCAATTGTCATTCCCCTACTTTACTTCATACACTAGAGAGTTCCTGCTAAGAAATTGAACAATTTCGATTCCTTGTCTTTAAAAAGCCTTCGCTTTTTAACAGGAAAATCGCTTTCAGCCACTCAGCCATCTCTCCATTTGCCTATTCAATTGTCACTTCCCTACAGGAATGTATCATAGCAAAGTCTCTTTAGTTTTTGGCATTAATACTCCCTAAAAATACCAAGTAAGTACATACGCATTGGTAAGGGTAGAATAAAGAAAGTAAATGAAATCAGAAATCATATGCATCGGCACAGAATTAATTATCGGGCATACCGTTAATACTAACGCCACTTATATCTCAGAGAAGCTCAGCGAGCTGGGTATTTCGGTTCTTTATCACACTGCGATAGGAGACAATCCAGAACGTATTCAACAATGCTTTCAGATTGCCAGCAAACGAGCCGACCTGGTAATTCTTACAGGAGGTTTGGGTCCAACTGATGACGACATCACTCATGATATGCTCGCAGAGTTTTGCGGGGCAGAATTAAAAGAAAACCCTGAACAGAAAAAAATCCTAGAAGACAAATACGATGCTTATGGTGGCAAAGGCAAAATGCCAAGTATTAATTATAAACAAGCAAGGCTCATTAGCGGAGCTCAAGTGATTCCCAATCCAATCGGTACTGCAATTGGCATGCTCTATGAAAAAAACTCTACCTTATATATGACCTTTCCTGGCGTACCTTGTGAAATGGAAGCGATGCTCGAGTATGTGAGCCCAAAACTCAAAGATCAACTCAAAGCCAGAGGCGAAACAAGTGTCATTGCCTCTAAGAAACTTCGCCTCACCAATATCACCGAATCACGAATGGCTCAAACAATCACAGAGCACTTTGCCGCACACAATAAAAGCAATCCTTTCTTAGATTCTAATCCTTCACTGGCACCCTATGCCACTCTTGGAGAGTGTTACCTCAGAATCACCGCCAAAGCAGAAACCGAAGATGAAGCCTATAAACTAATTCAAAACTTTGATCAAGAATTACACAAGATCTTCCCCGATCAAATCTTTGGTTATAACGATGATACTTTAAATGGAGTACTCGCCCAAAAACTCAAAACAAACAAACTCACTATCTCTTTTGCAGAGTCCTGTACCGGAGGACTTGCAAGTAAATTAATGACTGACCTACCAGGATCATCTGAATATACCAAGCTCAACATTGTTACTTACGCAAATGAAGCCAAAGAACAAATGCTTGGCGTCAAAGCCAGTACCCTAGAGCTTCATGGTGCAGTCTCTGCAGAAACCGCTGAAGAGATGGTGGAAGGGCTCTCAAGAATTTCTAATGCCGATATCAATGTCTCTATCACTGGTGTTGCTGGGCCAGATGGTGCCACAAACGAAAAACCAATCGGTACTATTTATGTAGGGATCAAATACAAAGGTAAAACCGAAGTCGAGAAACTAAACTGGATTGCACGTAGATTAAGCCGTGAGCAAATTAGAGAGCTTGCTTGTAAGAAAGTGTTTTGGAAAGTGATCAAACTGCTTTAAGCTGCTTTTTCACCCGTAACTTAGTCAAGAACTGCGATAGCATAATTGCCGTGAAAATTATTCCTGTATGCAAGCCTAGACCTTGATAAAGCGTTTTAGCATGCTTGTCAAAAGCAGCTTCTTTCAATTTTGGATCATCGACATTCTGTAACTGCTTGAAAATATCATAGTATTTTTGAGCCTCTGGAAAAAGATGCTTGAGCCAGCCCGTCAAACCAGCTTGTCGAGGGTTTGGTCTATTAACCAACAAACCTGGTTCTGTACCGTATTCTTTTTGCATTTGTTTATCGCGCATTGCTGCAAGTGGACCATTAGTGATTTTTTGACCAAGCCACCAAAGTGGAATCATTGAAAGAGCCTTAGAAAGTTTTTCTATTAATTCATTACGCCCCTGCGCTGTCAAGAAGACACTCGACCACTTAGGAATAACCATAAATGAGAACATCATTCCCAAACGAGGATATAATCCATGAGTCATATCAAATTGATAATCCAACCAAGATAGCCATTTACTGTGTTTAACCTTGTCTCGATCTCGAGTAGCATTGAGAACTAACTTATTAATTATTGGTGATATTGTCGTACCAACCAAAGCTCCAAAAATTTCTTTGATACCAATCTTGTTATTATCCCCGAGCTTAGCTTGCTCTTCTTTATTTGCATAGCCCTTAGTACCAGTAAAACTATCTTGCTTGAGTACATATTTTCTAAACAAGCGCATAGTAATACCAAAGCTACCCCAAAGACCACCCTCTACAAAGCTCTCTGCAAGCTGCACAGACTCTTTGAGCTTGAGTAACTGTTCCCTCTGCTTCGTCGCCTGCTGCTCATTATAATTACTAATAAAGTTGTCGCAATAATTTCTAATTGCTTGCGACTCATCATCTAATTCCTTGGCTTTCTCATGCTTACCAAGCTCTCGATAAAGCTCAGCAATATGTTTTTTGTCATCAACCTCTTCAGCTCTGATCCTATAAATTGCTTGTTTAAATTGTTCATTGTCATGAAGTTCTGATCTATGGAAAAGCAAGTGATGCTGCGTATCTTGATGATCTTTTGCACTCAAAACAGATTTGCCAATAATTTTAGAAACCCAACTAGTAATTTTGGGAGCAGCAAAAACCATAATAAAGCTCTCAGCTGCTTCAATAGACTGCTCAATGAAACTATAAATATTCCTCATTCCAGCAATCACAGTTGGAATATCAGCACCAATTAAATCCATCACAGCTCTATAGGTTGATGCCCTTGAATCAAAAATCTTAGCCCAAATTTTGGCAGCTCGTTTTACTTTGTCCCAGCCCTGCAACTCATCTAGTTTCTTCTCTATTTTTTTTGGCTGTTCACTGAATAATTCAGAGACTCTATTGGTCTGAGTAATCTGCTCAAACAAATTAGACTGTCCTGTTTTTTCAACTGGCAGATTTGGTTTATTTATTGAAATTGTATCGACAGGTGCTACCATAATATAAAGCAAAGCTGGGGCCAAGAATTCAGGCTCAGCGTCTAAGCGCAATTATTTAGTGCTAGAAA is a genomic window of Cyanobacteriota bacterium containing:
- a CDS encoding competence/damage-inducible protein A, whose amino-acid sequence is MKSEIICIGTELIIGHTVNTNATYISEKLSELGISVLYHTAIGDNPERIQQCFQIASKRADLVILTGGLGPTDDDITHDMLAEFCGAELKENPEQKKILEDKYDAYGGKGKMPSINYKQARLISGAQVIPNPIGTAIGMLYEKNSTLYMTFPGVPCEMEAMLEYVSPKLKDQLKARGETSVIASKKLRLTNITESRMAQTITEHFAAHNKSNPFLDSNPSLAPYATLGECYLRITAKAETEDEAYKLIQNFDQELHKIFPDQIFGYNDDTLNGVLAQKLKTNKLTISFAESCTGGLASKLMTDLPGSSEYTKLNIVTYANEAKEQMLGVKASTLELHGAVSAETAEEMVEGLSRISNADINVSITGVAGPDGATNEKPIGTIYVGIKYKGKTEVEKLNWIARRLSREQIRELACKKVFWKVIKLL